DNA sequence from the Staphylococcus epidermidis genome:
AATGGCTTTTCGAGTGTATCCTACATGGGAGAAAGATTTAAATCGTGTCGCTCACAAGACACAAGAGTGGCAAAAACAATACTTTATAGATATGTCTCAAACAATTGATGTACCAAGTATTAAACGTGCTTATTTTAATGAAGATTGATTATAAAATCAAAAGCTGTACACAAACAGATATGTGTAAATATTGCTGTTTTATTAGTAAATTTGATTACATAACTGTCAATGAGTTGGAATGAGTCTCATTTTTTAATCATTTATATTGAGGGAGGGTTAATGGTGTCTTCGGAGTATAAAAAAGGAATATTTTTAGCTTTAGGTGCTTATATTTTATGGGGGATTTTACCCATATATTGGCGTTTAATTGATGAAATAGGCGCTTTTGAAATTTTGGCATTCCGTATTATTTTTTCAGTGATATTTATGATTTTTGTGCTCATTATAGGAAAAAATCAACGGAACGCTTTTTTTAGAGATGTTAATCAGTTGGTATCGCATCCCGTGCAACTTATTGCCATCATAGTTGCAGGGTATGTTATTACCGTGAATTGGGGGACATTTATTTGGGCAGTATCTAATGGTCACGTGCTACAATCTAGCTTAGGTTACTACATTAACCCACTAGTGAGTATCGTCTTGGCGCTTATATTTTTAAAAGAGAGATTTAATAAATTCGAATGGTTAGCCATCATTTTTGCACTAGTAGGCGTACTTTATATGACAATAAAAATCGGTGAATTTCCATTTATTTCACTTCTGTTAGCATTTTCTTTTGGTATTTATGGTTTACTAAAAAAGATTGTGCATATCGATGCGATAAGTAGCATCACTATTGAATGTATTGTTACTGCACCAGCCGGTTTAATCTATGTTATTTACCTATGGCAGCAACAACACATAACATTTGGATTAAATATATCATCATTTTGGCTACTATTTTCAGGTGCAATTACAGCAATACCATTGATTCTGTTCTCAGCAGGTGCTAAGCGAATTCCATTATCGTTAACTGGCTTCATTCAATATGTAGGGCCGACAATCATGTTTATCTTAGGTATCTTTGTCTTTAAAGAGCCATTTAATACTGATCAATTGATTACCTTTATTTTTATATGGATAGGTATTGTGTTATATAGTATTTCTCAATATGTTCAAATTAAGAAAAACCCAGTTGTAAAATAGTAAAATAAATATACCTTCACTTTATTTGATGTACATTCTCTAAATTAGATATTGATTCTAACTATTGATGTGTACATTAACGTTTAAATAGAGTGAAGGTGTATTTTTTATTTTGTATATCGACTGAATAGTAGTTGATTTGTAAAATATAAAGTTGGGTTAATCGTGTCTTTAATATCATTGACTTCTTTAAGCCACAACTGTAAATCATTGTAGTAGTCGGAACTCATAGACAAATCATTTGTAAAACATTTAGCTGTTGCTTCAATTGTATCTTTGTTTAATTGGTTAGAGATATCAGTTTGAGTATACGTTGAGTAAATTTCAATTGCACTTTCTAAATGATGATTGATGTAATGAATGGCCTTTTGAATGACTTTCAGAAACTTTTTAAGTTTGACCTCACTCGTATTTAATACTTCAGGTGTAGTAATGAAAATGAGTTGACAAAAATCGGGTACATTATAATTTTTAAGTGGAAAATAATCTACATTAAGTCCTTGATTTCTAGCTTCAAGAATTTCAAAATTTTCGAAAATGAGTGTAGCAGCATCAGCTTTATCAGTTAAAAGTGCATCAGTATGATAAAAGCTATGATTAACTGGTGTGATGTCACCCTCTTTATATGTGCCACCATCTGCTTCAATCATCGTTTTAGCCATGGCAATACCACCTGGACCGGGAGCGCCAGGATATTGAAGCCGTTTACCGATTAAATCTTTGGGGCGAGCGATATTTTTATCTTTGTTATACATAATACCTCCGTTAGTGTGAAGATATCTCGCAAACCCGATGACGTTTTGTTCTTTAGCTCTATCTTGAACCAGATGAATAGGTTCAGTAATCGCGATATCCATTGAACCATTTTCAATCTCGTCTAGTGCGTCAAAGTGTTCCTTTGGTTCAATCATCTCAATTTCTAATGATTCTTCTTTAAACCAACCTTTTTCGATACCTAAGATTAACAGCATATGATCAGGATTTAAAAACCATTCTAAACCTACTGTTAATTTGTCCATAAAAAAATTCCTCCATCCATTTAATTATTGCGTAAAAAAGTGAATGAAGAAACAGTTATCAATATTGCTCACTTTCCTACGCCGGTGCTAACCAACAGGTTCAAGGGTTGAAAGTAGACTTTCTCTCAGCAAATTGAATTGCACCCCTAGTGATACTAGTTAATCTATGTACAGAATAACATAGTTGAATTGAATAAAAAGTGAAATGAATATAGTAAATATTAATCTTGGGAGTATGATGCAAAAAAATAAAAAGTGAAATGAATATAGTAAATATTAATCTTGGGAGTATGATGCAAAAAAATAAGCTAACGTTTCAAACGTTAGCTTACAATATATTTGATGAACTGAAGTTTAATTAAAATTCTAACTTTACATCATACCAATGAGTTTCATCCATAGTGAACCTACACCAATCCAAATAATAAAATAGACTATACCAAGTACAATATTCATAGTCCACCAGCGCTTTTGTGTAACATAGCCAGCTGCGTATAATATGGGCGCTGGTCCACTACTATAGTGTGTTGTTGATGCCAGTAAGTTACCAAAGAACCCTAACATTAATGCACTGAATAATGGCGGTGCACCCGAAGCGACTGCAACACCGAGTAACGCGGCGTACATGGCGCTGACATGTGCTGTTGCACTTGCGAATAAATAATGTGAGTAGAAATAAAACAAGATGAGTAAAACTAAAACGATAGGCCAACTAAAGCCATTCAAACCTTGAGCAATGAGTTTGCTTAACCATGGGATAAAGCCTAACTTGTTTAATTGTTCTGCCATTAATACAAGAACTGAGAACCAAACGAGTGTATTCCATGCTCCTGTTTCATTTAAAATATCTGACCACGCTAATACACCTGTTAATAATAACAATGCTAAAGCAATAAATGCAGTGAGCGTGGCATCAACATTAATGAAGCTTCCTAATACCCACAAAGCCAATGCTATGATAAAGATGCCAACCATCAATTTTTCGGCTATAGACATATGTCCCATTTCTTCTAGTTGTTCAGTAGCCCATTTTTTAGCGTTAGGCGTTTCTTTAACAGTTGGTGGGTATAATTTATAAATAATGAAAGGGACAACGATGAGGGAAATCAATCCGGGTATAATAGCAGCAACAAACCAATTCATCCATGTAATTTGAACGTGTGCCGTTTTTTCAGCTAAACTTTGTGCTATAGGGTTACCGGCCATAGCTGTTAAAAACATAGCTGAAGTAATTAAATTACCTTGGAACTCAGTAAAGATTAAAAACGCACCCATTTTTCTCTCAGAACCATCTCTCGGCGATGAACCAAATGACTCTGACAAGGACTTAATGATTGGAAACATAATACCACCAGCACGTGCTGTATTACTTGGCGTAGCAGGAGATAAGATAAGATCAACACCAACAAGTGAATAAGCCAAACCAAGCGTTTTCTTTCCAAATAATTTAACGAATTGCAGAGCAATACGTCGACCTAGCCCTGTTTTTACAAATCCTCTTGAAATGAAAAAGGCCATTGCAATAAGCCAAATACTACTATTACCGAAGCCTTGAACGGCAGTTTTTGTATCAACAATTCCAACCAAAATCATGATTGTAAAACCAATGATTGATACTGCACCTATAGTCATAGGTTGGGTAATACAAGCAATGATGGTTGACACAAAAATAGCAAACATAAACCAAGCTTGATCATTTAAGGCATCTGGTTTAATAGGCGTCAATGCCCAGATAATTAAACCAACGACAATAGGTAGAATAAACTTACGATATTTAACAGTACTTCCCACGACACCATCTTCCTTTACCTAAATCTTTTTTACATTTTAATCATAGTCTTATCACACGCTGATGTACAGGTCTTTTTATAATCGTACAACGTTCAAACATCATTACTTTTTTAAATCAGTTTAAGAGTTAGATAAACAGTAATTTATAAAGTTTATAAAGTATTAATAATTAACAACATACAATTGTTTGAAAACTCAAAATACTTGAAGTAGAATGGAATCGAAGGAATAAGAAAGCGCTTACAAATGTAAAATTTCTTATTCCTCATGCAAATGAAATTGGGATGGCACAACGTACTATTGGTGAAAGGAGGCATTTATTATATGAGTAAATCATATGACTTAATCGTAATAGGAGCTGGACCTGGTGGCTATGTAGCTGCAATACGTGGTGCGCAACTTGGTAAAAATGTTGCAGTCATTGAAAAAAATAATGCTGGAGGCACGTGCTTAAATGTAGGTTGCATCCCCTCTAAAACGTTGTTAGAACACGGCGAGAAAGCACACAGCATACGAGTTGCAAACGATTGGGGAATCACAACGAAAGACTTAAAAATTGATTTTACTCAATTTGTCCAACGAAAAAAGAAAGTTGTACAAACACTTACGGGTGGCGTGAAGCAGTTGTTAAAGAAAAATAAAGTTACTTATATTGAAGGGGAAGCACGAATTTCTAAAAACTTAAAAGTGGACGTTAATAATGAAACGTATCAAGCGAAAGATATAATTTTAGCAACTGGCAGTCAGCCGTTCATTCCACCAATTGATGGGTTAGATCAAGTCAATTATGAAACAACCGATACATTTTTCGATTTAGAGAAGCTACCAAAACAGTTAGCGGTTATCGGTGGGGGTGTGATTGCAACAGAACTCGCATCCTCAATGGCTGATCTTGGAGTTAGAGTTACGATAATAGAAGTTGCAGATGACATTTTATTAACTGAAATCAACGAAACTAGAGAAATGTTAAAAGCACATTTAGATAATCAAGGTATTAAGATACTGACGAAAGCAAAGATAAAACAAGTTAAGGAATCGAAAATAATATTAGATGGGCAAGATGATGTTAGCTTTGATACCCTTCTTGTTGCAACAGGTAGACAACCGAATACGCAAGTTGCAAAAGATTTAAATTTGGAAATGGATGGTAAATTCTTTAAAGTCAATGAACATTATGAAACGAGTCAAAAACATGTCTATGCTATAGGAGATTTAATTAAAGGATATCAACTTGCACATGCAGCAAGTGCACATGGCATTCATGTTGTCGAAACAATAATGAACAAACAGCCGTCACTTGTGCGTCAAGAAGATATTACGCGTTGTATATACACAAGACTGGAAGCAGCATCAGTTGGGTTATCAGAAGCGCAAGCTAAAGAGGCTGGTTATGATGTGAAAGTGACTCAATCAGCATTTCAAGGGAATGCAAAGGCGTTAATCAAAGGAGAAAATGAAGGATTTATTAAACTTGTCGTTGATAAAAAGTATGGAGAGGTTCTTGGTGCTTTTATTGTAGGACCACATGCTACAGATATAATTGGAGAACTTTTAAGTGTCAAAGCATCAGAGGGTACGATTCATGAACTTTCTCAAATTATTCAACCACACCCGGCTTTATTAGAAGCAATAGGTGAGAGTGCAGATGCATTTTTTGATTCTGCAATTCATATGTAGTTTTAAACTTTATGACCTATGAAAGATAGGAGGAATTGACAATGAAAATGGAAAAAGAACAAGCACATTGGATTTATAAAACGATGAACGAAATTCGATTTTTTGAAGAAAAGGTACACAAAATTTTTAGTGATGGTAGAATTCCAGGATTCGTACACTTATATGTAGGTGAAGAAGCTGTTGCAACAGGTGTTATGTCTCAATTAAATGATGATGACTATATTACAAGTACACACCGTGGTCATGGGCATGCGATTGCAAAAGGATGCGATTTAAATGGTATGATGGCAGAAATTATGGGTAAACGTGACGGATTAGGTCACGGTAAAGGTGGCTCAATGCATGTTGCAGAAATTGACAAAGGAATGCTCGGTGCGAATGGTATTGTCAGTGGTGGTTTTGGGTTAGCAATTGGTGCAAGTATTTCTATCATTAATCAAGGTAAAGATAATGTTGCCGTATGTTTCTTTGGTGATGGTGCTGCAAATGAAGGTAATTTCCATGAAGGTCTTAATTTTGCTTCAATTTTAGATTTACCTGTTCTTTTTATATGTGAAAATAACCAATTTGCTGAAGGAACTACACATGACTACGCAAGTGCTTCTGAAACAATTGCAGAGCGTGCTGCGGCTTATAATATGCCGGGTGTACGTGTTGATGGCATGGATGTTGTGGAAGTATATAAAGCAACACAAGAGGCTGTAGAACGCGCTAAAAAAGGTGAAGGACCAACGTTAATTGAATGTGATACGTATCGTAAATATGGACATTTTGAAGGTGATGAGCAAAAAGTAAAATCACCAGATGATCGTAACGCAGATAAAAATGCGACAGTAGAATTTAGAAAAAGAGCAATTGAAGAAAATTGGCTCACTGAAAAAGAAGCAGATGAAATAGAAAAAGCAGCTGAACAAGCTGTAGAAGATGCTGTGAAATTTGCTGAAGAAAGCGAATTACCAGATGAGGATTCATTATACAAGGATGTTTTTGCTTAAATCAGAAGATTGGAATATTTATTAAAAGATATAAGAACAAATGACCTAACCACATAAGGAGGTTTTTACGATGAGTGAAGAACGCAAGTTAACATTTATGGGGGCTATTAATGAAGCTATTGACCAATCTATGGAAAAAGATGAGGATGTCATTTTAATTGGTACTGATGTCTCAGGTGGTGCAAAAGTAGACCACATCAAAGATGACGATACATTCGGTGGTGTATTTGGTGTAACAAAAGGACTTGCAAAAAAATATAGTCGTAAACGTGTAATCGATACACCAATTGCTGAACACATTACATTGAGCACGGCAGTAGGAGCTGCTGCGACAGGGCTACGTCCAATTGCTGAACTCATGTTCAACGACTTTATTGGATTTGGTTTAGATCCAATTTTAAATCAAGGGGCAAAAATGAGATATATGTTTGGTGGAAAAGCCAAAATCCCACTAGTTGTACGTACTGTTCATGGAGCAGGGGCAAGCGCTGCTGCACAGCACTCTCAGTCTTTATATAATATGTTTGCAGCAATTCCAGGAGTTAAAGTTGTTGTTCCATCTAATCCATATGATGCGAAGGGTCTACTGATGTCAGCTATTCAAGAGGACAATCTTGTTGTCTTTTCAGAAGATAAAACATTATTAGGACAAAAAGGTAATGTTCCTGAAGAACCTTATACTATAGAAATTGGTAAAGCCAATGTGACGCGTGAAGGTGACGATTTAACAATTGTGGCTATTGGAAAAATGGTAGCTGTAGCGGAAGAAACTGCTGAAAAACTTGCAGAAGACCAAGTATCAGTTGAGGTCATCGATTTACGCTCAGTGTCACCATGGGATCAAGAAACAGTTTTAGATTCTGTGAAGAAAACGGGTCGCCTAATTGTTATTGACGAATCTAATCCACAGTGTAACATTGCTGGAGACGTTGCTTCAGTGATTGGAGATGTAGGATTTGATTACTTAGATGGTCCAATTAAGAAAGTGACCGCACCAGACACTCCTGTACCATTTGCAGCGAACTTAGAGGCGGCATATATGCCGAATGCTGATAAGGTATTAGACATTGCATCTGAATTAATTGATGATTTAAAAAAGGCTAACGCATAGGAGGTGTATCACAATGAGTGAAAATATTATTATGCCAAAGCTTGGAATGACAATGAAAGAGGGAACTGTTGAAGAGTGGTTTAAATCAGAGGGTGACACCGTAAAACAAGGAGAGAGTATTGTTACAATAAGCTCTGAAAAATTAACCAACGATGTTGAAGCGCCGGCGAGTGGGACATTGTTAGAAATTAAAGTGCAAGCCGGAGAAGATGCAGAGGTTAAAGCGGTATTAGGTATAATTGGAGAAGAAGGGGAAGCTATTGATAAAGATGAAGATGATTTAGCATCAGAAAAAGTAAAAGAAGACAACGAGCATGAGAAGGAAACGCAAGAAGTTAAAGATACATCACAACAGTCTTCCGATAATAAAGATAATTCGCCTAAAAGCGCAGCACGAGAAAGAATCTTTATCTCACCCCTCGCACGTAATATGGCTGAGGATAAAGGATTAGACATTAACAAGATAAAAGGCACAGGCGGTAATCATCGTATTACAAAACTAGATATTCAACGTGTTGAAGCAAATGGGTACGACTATGCTAGTGATACGACATCTAATGAAGATACAAGTCATGTTCCAACACAGACTGTGGATACAAGTGCGATTGGTGAAGGATTGAATCCTATGCGTCAACGTATTGCTCAAAACATGAGACAAAGTCTTAATAGTACTGCTCAATTAACATTACATCGTAAGGTTGATGCGGATCGCTTGCTAGATTTCAAAGACAGATTAGCTACGGAACTTAAACAAGCAGATCAAGATGTTAAATTAACTGTTACTACATTATTAGCTAAAGCAGTAGTGCTTGCACTTAAAGAATATGGGGCAATGAATGCTCGCTATGAACAAGGCGAGTTAACTGAGTATGAAGATGTTCATTTAGGAATCGCAACGTCTCTAGATGAAGGCCTTATGGTGCCAGTGATTAATCATGCAGATACAAAAAGTATCGGCACTTTAGCCCATGAAATTAAATCATCGGCTGAGGCTGTTCGGGAAGGAAACACAGGAGCAGTACAATTAGAGGGAGCAACATTTACAATTACTAATATGGGTGCTAGTGGTATAGAATACTTTACACCAATTTTAAATTTAGGTGAAACAGGTATTCTAGGCGTTGGTGCTTTAACTAAAGAAGTCGTGCTAGAAGCGGATAACATTAAACAAGTTTCAAAAATTCCTTTAAGCTTGACATTTGATCATCAAATTTTAGATGGTGCAGGTGCGGCCGATTTTCTTAAAGTACTAGCTAAATATATCGAAAACCCTTATTTATTAATGTTATAGGTAGTGACAATGAATGAGGCTGGGACATAATTCCCTAGCAAAATAGCCAGTAAATGAGTTTTCATAAATTCATTTACTGGCTTCTTTATTTACAATACTTCGTATTGTTGGCTCGCTTTCTTAGGGGACAGCTTCAGCCTGTAGTCTTCAGCTTGTCCTGTTCCCTCAAGAGTCTCGCCAAAATACTTAAAAAAATAAGCCCTTTCGTATAATTTAATAAATACCAATAAACTAAATTAACGAGGTGCCTTATGTATAAAGAATATAACTTGACTCAACATACTCTACCAATGGAAACTTCAGTTCTTATCCCCACAAATGATATTTCACGACATGTAAATGATATTGTAGAAACAATTCCCGATACTGAATTCGATGAATTCAGACATCATCGTGGCTTAATATAAGAAAAGTAACAGCTCAACGAGCTGAAAATAATCAAAAAAATTATAAAAAAGACAATTTCTATATTATTTCAATAGAAATTGTCTTTTTTTACTTATCTTGAACCTTTTTGTCCCAGCTTCGCTCTCATTCAATTTCAAAATAAAGATTGATAGAGCACCGATAAAAACCATTAAGAGATTTTTTTACCTATTAATAGATAGTTGTAATAATTAATGAAATATTATATGTTGGGTGTAGCAACACATTATCATTTTATATTAGGAGTGTGATACATTATGAAAAGGTTTGCGAAAGCATTTGTCGTAAGTGGTATTACTTTAGGTGCAATTTTAGGTTTAAACGTAACAGAGCATAATGGTGTATCTAATGAAGCAAAGGCACAAACAGCACACAGTTACTGGTATAAATATAATGGTTATACTGCATCGGGTGGCGACTTTGTACTTAGCAATTCATTTTATCAAGGTTTAAAAGCTGGAAACGTTACATTTAATGGTATTAAGGTAAATCAAAAATATGAATCTAAGACTGCTACTAAAAAAATATACGATCAGACATTTCAACAAATTAATGGAAATAAAGCAAACAACGTACAATTTAAAATTGCTTCCAGAACTGTTACTTTAGATCAAGTTAAACAAAAGTATGGAAAAAATTATAATTATCAGCCATCATTATCTAAAAACAAAACAAGTAAGACAGATGGCTTGTACGGTTATCAAGTCGGAAAAGGAAACATCGTTTTCCACGTTAAAGATGGGTATGTCACAAGTGCTACATTGTCATAAATGATTATATATAGCAAATTAAAAAACGAGAATATTATTTTAAAACATAGATAAACGGGAGTGGGACAACGAATTCAATATGAATTCTGTCCCGCTCCCGTTGCGTCATAGTTCAAAAGAATAATAAAGAAAATGAATAATAGCATTACTTAATTAAAGATGTGTTACTTGTTATCTTGTTCGTCCTGTTTTTCACGCTCTTCTAATGAAATAGAGTAATCTTTTTCATCATCAATTGATGTCATTTTAAAATGATGGATGGGTTCTCTTTTTAAAGCCCTCATGAGTGAGAATATCATTAATAATAAAATGATAGAGAATGGTAGACCTGTAATAACTGATGCAGTTTGTAAACTTTTAAGACCACCTGCAATTGTCATAGCAACTGAAAACGCCCCAATAAGTAGACCCCATAGGACTTTATGTTTTAAAGTTGGATTGATAGAACCACCTGTAGCCATACCTGCAACAATATGCGTAGTTGAATCAGCACTTGTTACAATAAAGATGAAAATAAGTACAATAGCTAAGGAACTAGTGACTTCCGACAATGGAAAATGTGATAATAATTCAAACAAGGCAACAGTATAATCTTTATCTACAATATGAACAAGCTTGTCGTTATGATTTAAAGCAAGTTTAATAGCTGTACCTCCAAAACCTGCAATCCATGTAAACGAAATTAGAGGAGGAATAATGAGTACACCTACGACAAATTCTCTAATTGTACGTCCTCGAGATACTCTTGCTACAAAGCCCCCAATAAAAGGAGACCAAGAAATAACCCAAGCCCAATAGAAAACAGTCCACTGTTGAATCCAACTATCATCTCCTGAGTATGGATTTACGCGTAAACTATATTCTATAAAATGCTGCAAATAATCAGAAATTGCTAGTGTGTATGATTCTAAAATAAATTTTAAATCTCCAAAAATCAAAATAAATATAAGTAAAATAGCACCTAATAAAATATTTAAATTACTTAACCATTTTACACCGTGATTTAAGCCAGTTAATGAAGATCCTAAAAATATGGCTACCATCAAAATAGTAATTAAGATTTTAGTGAAATTATTATTAGGAACATCAAAGAGATGGTTTAATCCACCACCGATTTGCATAATTCCCAAACCAATCGACGTAGCAATTCCCATGACGGTTGCGATAATAGCTAATATATCAATAATATTCCTGAAAGGACGTTTATAAGCTTCACCAAAAACGGGTTCCATAGCTGTTGAAATAAGCCCGTTACGTTGTTTTCTAAATTGAAAGTATGCAACGATTAATCCTGAAATTGCAAATATTGACCATTGTGAAATACCCCAATGGAAGAATGTATATCCCATCGCAACACGTGCTGATTCTTCAGAGTGATCTGCAATTTTTCCAGGGAAGGGTGAATGGAGATAATGCGTTAAAGGTTCTGCAACACCCCAAAAGACTATACCGACGCCAAGACCTGCTGAAAATAACATGCCAATCCAAGATAGCATGGAAAATTCTGGTTCTTCTTCATCCGAACCAAGTTTAAATCGACCATATCTAGAAAAAGCTAAGAATATTAAAAATACATCTAAAATAAAGACAATGATAAGGAATAGCCAACCAAACCAATTTGTAATCCAATCATAAACGCTCTGCGCATACATCCCAAATGCTTTAGGAAAGATACCCGCAATAAGAGTAATAACAACAATAATTAAAACAGAGATAGTATAAACAAGAGTATTGTTTATTTTTCGTTTGTTTTTCATTTTAATATTTTTATTCATCCCTTTTTAACTTGCAAAGTATTTGTTTAAAGTATACAGATAATTAGAAATATTTTCAAAAATACTTTTTGGATTAAAAATGATTTTATAATAAAGAGATTTTGATTTAGAGAAGTCTGTTGTATATGATAAAAGTATGATATTAACGAGATGGGTGACAAAATGTATAAATATTTAAAAAGAAATCGATTCTCAACGCAGACTTCAATTATAAAAAAT
Encoded proteins:
- the rarD gene encoding EamA family transporter RarD; the protein is MSSEYKKGIFLALGAYILWGILPIYWRLIDEIGAFEILAFRIIFSVIFMIFVLIIGKNQRNAFFRDVNQLVSHPVQLIAIIVAGYVITVNWGTFIWAVSNGHVLQSSLGYYINPLVSIVLALIFLKERFNKFEWLAIIFALVGVLYMTIKIGEFPFISLLLAFSFGIYGLLKKIVHIDAISSITIECIVTAPAGLIYVIYLWQQQHITFGLNISSFWLLFSGAITAIPLILFSAGAKRIPLSLTGFIQYVGPTIMFILGIFVFKEPFNTDQLITFIFIWIGIVLYSISQYVQIKKNPVVK
- a CDS encoding alpha-ketoacid dehydrogenase subunit beta; translation: MSEERKLTFMGAINEAIDQSMEKDEDVILIGTDVSGGAKVDHIKDDDTFGGVFGVTKGLAKKYSRKRVIDTPIAEHITLSTAVGAAATGLRPIAELMFNDFIGFGLDPILNQGAKMRYMFGGKAKIPLVVRTVHGAGASAAAQHSQSLYNMFAAIPGVKVVVPSNPYDAKGLLMSAIQEDNLVVFSEDKTLLGQKGNVPEEPYTIEIGKANVTREGDDLTIVAIGKMVAVAEETAEKLAEDQVSVEVIDLRSVSPWDQETVLDSVKKTGRLIVIDESNPQCNIAGDVASVIGDVGFDYLDGPIKKVTAPDTPVPFAANLEAAYMPNADKVLDIASELIDDLKKANA
- the isaB gene encoding immunodominant staphylococcal antigen IsaB family protein, which gives rise to MKRFAKAFVVSGITLGAILGLNVTEHNGVSNEAKAQTAHSYWYKYNGYTASGGDFVLSNSFYQGLKAGNVTFNGIKVNQKYESKTATKKIYDQTFQQINGNKANNVQFKIASRTVTLDQVKQKYGKNYNYQPSLSKNKTSKTDGLYGYQVGKGNIVFHVKDGYVTSATLS
- the lpdA gene encoding dihydrolipoyl dehydrogenase — protein: MSKSYDLIVIGAGPGGYVAAIRGAQLGKNVAVIEKNNAGGTCLNVGCIPSKTLLEHGEKAHSIRVANDWGITTKDLKIDFTQFVQRKKKVVQTLTGGVKQLLKKNKVTYIEGEARISKNLKVDVNNETYQAKDIILATGSQPFIPPIDGLDQVNYETTDTFFDLEKLPKQLAVIGGGVIATELASSMADLGVRVTIIEVADDILLTEINETREMLKAHLDNQGIKILTKAKIKQVKESKIILDGQDDVSFDTLLVATGRQPNTQVAKDLNLEMDGKFFKVNEHYETSQKHVYAIGDLIKGYQLAHAASAHGIHVVETIMNKQPSLVRQEDITRCIYTRLEAASVGLSEAQAKEAGYDVKVTQSAFQGNAKALIKGENEGFIKLVVDKKYGEVLGAFIVGPHATDIIGELLSVKASEGTIHELSQIIQPHPALLEAIGESADAFFDSAIHM
- a CDS encoding thiamine pyrophosphate-dependent dehydrogenase E1 component subunit alpha, giving the protein MKMEKEQAHWIYKTMNEIRFFEEKVHKIFSDGRIPGFVHLYVGEEAVATGVMSQLNDDDYITSTHRGHGHAIAKGCDLNGMMAEIMGKRDGLGHGKGGSMHVAEIDKGMLGANGIVSGGFGLAIGASISIINQGKDNVAVCFFGDGAANEGNFHEGLNFASILDLPVLFICENNQFAEGTTHDYASASETIAERAAAYNMPGVRVDGMDVVEVYKATQEAVERAKKGEGPTLIECDTYRKYGHFEGDEQKVKSPDDRNADKNATVEFRKRAIEENWLTEKEADEIEKAAEQAVEDAVKFAEESELPDEDSLYKDVFA
- a CDS encoding dihydrolipoamide acetyltransferase family protein — translated: MSENIIMPKLGMTMKEGTVEEWFKSEGDTVKQGESIVTISSEKLTNDVEAPASGTLLEIKVQAGEDAEVKAVLGIIGEEGEAIDKDEDDLASEKVKEDNEHEKETQEVKDTSQQSSDNKDNSPKSAARERIFISPLARNMAEDKGLDINKIKGTGGNHRITKLDIQRVEANGYDYASDTTSNEDTSHVPTQTVDTSAIGEGLNPMRQRIAQNMRQSLNSTAQLTLHRKVDADRLLDFKDRLATELKQADQDVKLTVTTLLAKAVVLALKEYGAMNARYEQGELTEYEDVHLGIATSLDEGLMVPVINHADTKSIGTLAHEIKSSAEAVREGNTGAVQLEGATFTITNMGASGIEYFTPILNLGETGILGVGALTKEVVLEADNIKQVSKIPLSLTFDHQILDGAGAADFLKVLAKYIENPYLLML
- a CDS encoding anion permease yields the protein MGSTVKYRKFILPIVVGLIIWALTPIKPDALNDQAWFMFAIFVSTIIACITQPMTIGAVSIIGFTIMILVGIVDTKTAVQGFGNSSIWLIAMAFFISRGFVKTGLGRRIALQFVKLFGKKTLGLAYSLVGVDLILSPATPSNTARAGGIMFPIIKSLSESFGSSPRDGSERKMGAFLIFTEFQGNLITSAMFLTAMAGNPIAQSLAEKTAHVQITWMNWFVAAIIPGLISLIVVPFIIYKLYPPTVKETPNAKKWATEQLEEMGHMSIAEKLMVGIFIIALALWVLGSFINVDATLTAFIALALLLLTGVLAWSDILNETGAWNTLVWFSVLVLMAEQLNKLGFIPWLSKLIAQGLNGFSWPIVLVLLILFYFYSHYLFASATAHVSAMYAALLGVAVASGAPPLFSALMLGFFGNLLASTTHYSSGPAPILYAAGYVTQKRWWTMNIVLGIVYFIIWIGVGSLWMKLIGMM
- a CDS encoding ABC transporter substrate-binding protein; the encoded protein is MDKLTVGLEWFLNPDHMLLILGIEKGWFKEESLEIEMIEPKEHFDALDEIENGSMDIAITEPIHLVQDRAKEQNVIGFARYLHTNGGIMYNKDKNIARPKDLIGKRLQYPGAPGPGGIAMAKTMIEADGGTYKEGDITPVNHSFYHTDALLTDKADAATLIFENFEILEARNQGLNVDYFPLKNYNVPDFCQLIFITTPEVLNTSEVKLKKFLKVIQKAIHYINHHLESAIEIYSTYTQTDISNQLNKDTIEATAKCFTNDLSMSSDYYNDLQLWLKEVNDIKDTINPTLYFTNQLLFSRYTK